CCCTACCCGCATCACCCTACGAAACATCACACGTACAATTCCCAGTAGCCTACTCAGACCAATCCCAATATTTTGATTGGTTTGAGAAACTACTCGTCAAAAACGACCATACACCAGTCAAATCCTGTGAGTACCTAAAACACAAAGACACCCTAGTACTATCCTACTACGTCATCGAAAACAAAAAATTATTGAATTATCTCCTCATCATGAACCAGAAAGGGGAAGCATTGGATAGATTTTTGTTAGCGGGTGGACTAAAGGGGATTGGAAAAGACACCTTCTTCCTTACGCACAACCAACTTATTTTCGTCACAGATAAACACATACTGAATGTCATCGAATTATAAATCACTGCTCTTTGTAATGATTCTCTCACTCATGACCTCCTTGGTCTTAGCGAGTCCTCTTGATAGTTTGCGCATCGAGAAAATCAAAGGCAAGCGATTCATCGTTCATCGCGTGGAGCCCAAAGAGACTCTCTATGCTATCTCCAAACGCTACAATGTGAAAATCTCACAACTAGAGAAATATAATCCCACGATCAAAGATGAAGGTCTCAAGATGTATGCAGAGTTATTCATTCCTTATTCTGAAAAAAATAAAAACGACAAAGAACAGCAAGCTACATCATTGCCTCCAAGTGCTACCCCCTCAGTCGAAGCTCAAGAGAAGATTCACATCGTGCAGCCAGGAGAAACTTTATTTGCTCTCTCACGCCTCTATGGCACCCCTGTGGACTCGCTACGAGAGTACAATCAACTCTCTTCCAACAATATTGGGATTGGTGACACTATCCGATTGATCACCCAGCCTATTACCCGTCCCCAACCGACAATGACTACATCGGCAGAACCAGTAGACACGGCACTCTACCATGTGGTACAACCTTCCGAAACCTTGTTTCGCATCTCGAAAACTTACAACCTCTCACTAGATGATTTGGTAGAATGGAACCACTTGGCTACCTACAATCTAGACATTGGCCAAAAGCTCATCATTGCCAAGGATGCTCCTGCATGGAGGAAGGACACTATCAAATCACCCATCAACGTAGCACTGCCCTCTCCTCCCAAAAAGAACCCTGCTCTTGATACCATATTTGTAGAAACGGACAATGCGCCTATCAAAACCAAGTCCACCGTCAATAGCTATGGAGAAACTGAAATTCAAGAAGAGGGTTTCATCATGGAAATCGAAGACACCGACCACACAAGCAAATTTCTCGCCCTACACAAAAGTGCTCCTTTGGGTACTGTCATCAGAGTCAAAAATCAAATGAATGGTCGAATAGTAGAAGTTCGTGTCGTAGG
The DNA window shown above is from Reichenbachiella sp. 5M10 and carries:
- a CDS encoding LysM peptidoglycan-binding domain-containing protein, with protein sequence MSSNYKSLLFVMILSLMTSLVLASPLDSLRIEKIKGKRFIVHRVEPKETLYAISKRYNVKISQLEKYNPTIKDEGLKMYAELFIPYSEKNKNDKEQQATSLPPSATPSVEAQEKIHIVQPGETLFALSRLYGTPVDSLREYNQLSSNNIGIGDTIRLITQPITRPQPTMTTSAEPVDTALYHVVQPSETLFRISKTYNLSLDDLVEWNHLATYNLDIGQKLIIAKDAPAWRKDTIKSPINVALPSPPKKNPALDTIFVETDNAPIKTKSTVNSYGETEIQEEGFIMEIEDTDHTSKFLALHKSAPLGTVIRVKNQMNGRIVEVRVVGTLQNTGLNKNVMMRISNAAFKGLGALDFKVPVIASYTKI